AAAGCGGAGGGACCATAGGAAATGTTGAAGTCACGCCGATTAACCAAAAGCGTCCCTTCCACCCCAACCACGGTGAGAGGGGCCATGGGATGATCTTTGGGCTCCGACATGGTGAACGGGATCGTGACTGGTTTCGAGACCCCTTTCATGGTCAAATTTCCCGTAACCGCGAAACCGGTCTCCGTCTTCGTGACGTTTTGACTCTTAAACGTTACCGTTGGAAATCGGGCCACATCAAAGAAATCTTCATTTCGCAAATGGTCGTCCCGTTTCGTGTCGTTGGTGTTGACACTGGCGGCAGCGATCACGATTTCAACAGAGGATTTCCCTATATTTTTTGAATCGAGTTTGAGGGTCCCAGACACTTTGGGAAAAACACCTTTGACATTCGAAATACCCAAATGACGTACCGAGAACCCCACCGTGGTGTGAGAGGGATCGACGGTGTACGTGTCTGAGGCCGCAAGGGTGCCTGCCAACGCCAGGGCCATCAAAGAAAGAAGTATGTTTTTGGAACGCATGGGACCTCCAGAAATGAATTCGTTTTTATTCGCTCTAGCTGTAACGATTTCAACACCAAAAAGTTCCCCGTTGTTATTCCGTCGACAAAAGTTTTTTTCGTTTTCGCCACACCAGCCACAGGACCAGAATACCGGTTGTTCCCAGTAGAGCCCCCGTCAAAACACCAACGACGAGGTCGGACCGGGTTCGGCCAAGAGATTCATGCAAGAGCATCACCCGGAGGGATCCTGTGGGAGTAGAGGCTGTTCCGGATACGGCGTAGGTCCCTTCCTCGTAAGGTTCAAATTGAAAGAGAGGACGCCCGCCCTGGGGGCCTAAAACCTGGACCGTGATGTCGGACCCGCTTTGAACAGGGACGGATTCGCCGGTGGCCACCTCTGTGACGGTCACATAAAGACTGTTGGGTTCGAAGGAAGATCCGGGAGCAGGAAGTCCCACATAGAGCCCCGATTTAAGTTTGAGATTCACCGTTCCGGGGAAATCCACCGGATGGGTTCCCCGGTTCAATGCGGAGACAACCGACCCCCCCGCGATGCCTACGACAATGAATCCCAGAACGATCAGGACCGCCCCGAGGGTATATCCTGATTTAATCCAAGAGGGAGGCACTTTCTTGGTTTGCGGAGGAAGACGATAAATGTTTTGTTGGTTCATTAGTTTAAGTGGCGACCGCCGTCCACACGAAGAGT
The sequence above is a segment of the Elusimicrobiota bacterium genome. Coding sequences within it:
- a CDS encoding YceI family protein, with amino-acid sequence MRSKNILLSLMALALAGTLAASDTYTVDPSHTTVGFSVRHLGISNVKGVFPKVSGTLKLDSKNIGKSSVEIVIAAASVNTNDTKRDDHLRNEDFFDVARFPTVTFKSQNVTKTETGFAVTGNLTMKGVSKPVTIPFTMSEPKDHPMAPLTVVGVEGTLLVNRRDFNISYGPSALISDTVAIDLQVEFTRPRPQK